One Legionella hackeliae DNA segment encodes these proteins:
- the serC gene encoding 3-phosphoserine/phosphohydroxythreonine transaminase encodes MKRVINFGAGPAALPACILKRVKEELLNWNNTGVSIVEISHRSKEFIDLGEKIEFGIRKLLSVPDDFAILFLPGGGQTQFAVVPMNLAKGFRHANYIQTGYWSKLSVEEGKKYLNVHLAATNEQYPHKITDTELWDIKKNAAFTHYTDNETISGLEFPSIPILDGTVLVSDMSSNILTRYINFQKIGCIYACAQKNLGIAGMSLVIVRKDLLDRALPQTPSVFNYGLQYKNRSLLCTPPSFCWYIASLIIEWLESEGGINEMSKRSMVKSDLLYNCIDSSNLYVNNINHDYRSRMNVTFRLVEKELEASFINAAKKEGLLFLEGHRSQGGVRASLYNSISENEVISLCSFMDFFEKSTKRV; translated from the coding sequence ATGAAGAGAGTAATAAATTTCGGCGCCGGTCCTGCTGCACTACCTGCTTGTATTCTTAAACGAGTCAAGGAGGAATTGCTCAATTGGAATAATACCGGTGTTTCGATTGTGGAAATTAGTCACCGATCCAAAGAATTCATCGACCTAGGTGAAAAAATTGAGTTTGGAATAAGAAAACTTTTAAGTGTGCCTGATGACTTTGCAATTCTATTCTTACCAGGGGGAGGACAAACTCAATTTGCAGTTGTCCCTATGAACTTAGCCAAAGGATTTAGACATGCTAACTACATTCAAACAGGATATTGGTCAAAATTATCAGTTGAAGAAGGAAAAAAGTATCTGAATGTACACTTGGCTGCTACTAATGAACAATATCCACATAAAATTACAGATACTGAACTTTGGGATATCAAAAAGAACGCAGCATTTACCCATTATACCGATAATGAGACTATCTCTGGTCTTGAATTTCCTAGCATCCCAATTTTAGATGGTACCGTTTTAGTAAGCGATATGAGTTCAAACATATTGACGAGGTATATCAATTTCCAAAAAATTGGTTGTATTTATGCGTGCGCCCAGAAAAACTTGGGAATAGCTGGTATGAGCTTAGTCATAGTTCGTAAAGATCTATTAGATAGAGCGCTACCTCAAACTCCGTCTGTATTTAATTACGGCTTACAATACAAAAATCGTTCTTTGTTGTGTACCCCACCTAGTTTTTGCTGGTACATCGCCTCTCTGATAATTGAATGGCTAGAATCCGAGGGAGGAATAAATGAGATGTCGAAAAGGAGCATGGTAAAATCAGACCTTCTTTATAATTGCATCGACTCCAGTAATTTATACGTGAACAATATTAATCATGATTATCGTTCCAGAATGAACGTTACATTTCGACTTGTGGAAAAAGAACTAGAGGCCTCCTTTATCAATGCAGCAAAAAAGGAAGGGCTACTATTTTTGGAGGGGCACAGGAGTCAGGGAGGAGTTCGTGCAAGCCTCTATAACAGCATAAGCGAAAATGAAGTAATATCACTATGTAGCTTTATGGACTTTTTTGAAAAGAGTACTAAACGTGTATGA
- a CDS encoding HAD-IB family phosphatase, with the protein MYENHKWQPQLAIETFFFDCDSTLSLVEGIDVLASMNDIEEEVKKITRRCMEQTGLNTNDYKTRLDLAKPTKQQVKCLGKIYYENITPGAKEVIKILKSFKKKIFILSGGIQQALQIFAKKIGVDGSNVYGVEIYFDRYGRYSGFRKNPLADKNGKRTMIQLLTKPDEKTLLIGDGMSDFEAASYVTRFVGFSGSKQNSFLRKHAEFCINHNSLFPLLPLSLTSFEAKKLTSKDRLYYEKGLADIENFIIE; encoded by the coding sequence GTGTATGAAAATCATAAATGGCAACCACAATTAGCTATTGAAACATTCTTCTTTGATTGTGATTCAACTTTATCCCTTGTTGAAGGAATAGATGTTCTTGCTTCGATGAATGATATTGAAGAAGAGGTGAAGAAAATAACAAGGCGCTGCATGGAGCAAACAGGATTAAATACTAATGATTACAAAACTCGATTAGATCTTGCAAAACCGACAAAGCAGCAAGTAAAGTGCCTAGGAAAAATTTACTACGAAAATATTACTCCTGGAGCTAAGGAAGTCATTAAAATATTAAAATCATTCAAAAAGAAAATATTTATATTATCAGGGGGTATTCAACAGGCATTGCAGATATTTGCCAAAAAGATTGGAGTTGATGGATCGAATGTATACGGAGTCGAGATTTACTTCGACAGATACGGTAGATATAGCGGCTTTAGGAAAAACCCTTTAGCTGATAAAAATGGCAAAAGAACAATGATTCAGTTGCTAACTAAACCAGATGAGAAAACATTGTTAATTGGTGATGGAATGAGCGATTTTGAGGCAGCAAGTTATGTGACAAGATTCGTTGGATTCAGCGGCTCTAAACAGAATAGTTTTTTGAGAAAGCATGCGGAGTTTTGTATAAATCACAACAGTTTATTTCCCCTTCTTCCATTATCTCTAACTTCATTCGAAGCAAAAAAACTAACATCAAAAGATAGACTTTACTATGAAAAAGGTTTGGCTGACATCGAGAATTTTATCATCGAATAA
- a CDS encoding 3-phosphoglycerate dehydrogenase family protein: MFKIQTLDNMLKKASIHLNSKNYNLSEFIDDPDAILLRSTSLHEYLFGKNLKAIARAGTGTDNIPVNYLTKIGVPVFFAPGANSNAVKELVIAAILMGYRNLSESHYFIDELNVNKQSNQLKSLIEEGKKKFVGHEILAKTLGVVGLGCIGVKVANSALALGMKVIGYDPGMSINNALDLMPGVQKTSELYDIYKNSDIVTLHIPLKPETANFINQESLQFFKHNTLLLNFSRETIVNESAIIEYIKRGTLMGYITDFPTRELVNCKKVLCFPHLGASTVESEQKCAQIAIKNLQNFLEKGFIDQSVNFPNISLTPTYEKNYQRLLIINSNTPGALSQITTQIGKLGYNIEQITNKSQNDIAINLLDLSGPNISFSQFDNVLNKIESLIRLRIINSNLSST; this comes from the coding sequence ATGTTCAAAATTCAAACCCTTGATAACATGTTAAAGAAAGCATCTATTCACCTCAACTCAAAAAATTACAACCTAAGTGAATTCATTGATGACCCAGATGCAATTTTGTTACGTTCTACCTCATTACATGAATACTTATTTGGTAAAAACCTAAAGGCCATAGCACGAGCAGGTACAGGAACAGATAATATACCTGTAAATTATTTAACAAAAATTGGAGTCCCAGTGTTTTTTGCACCTGGAGCAAACTCAAATGCTGTAAAAGAGTTAGTAATTGCTGCTATATTGATGGGATATCGTAATCTAAGCGAAAGCCATTATTTCATAGACGAGTTAAATGTCAATAAACAATCGAACCAGTTAAAATCACTTATTGAGGAAGGGAAAAAAAAATTTGTCGGCCATGAAATTCTAGCTAAAACATTAGGCGTAGTTGGACTTGGGTGTATTGGGGTAAAGGTTGCAAATTCAGCCTTAGCTCTTGGTATGAAAGTTATTGGTTACGATCCGGGCATGAGTATAAACAATGCACTAGATTTAATGCCTGGAGTTCAAAAAACATCAGAGTTATATGACATTTACAAAAACAGTGACATTGTTACACTACACATTCCTTTAAAACCAGAAACAGCAAACTTTATCAATCAAGAAAGCTTACAGTTTTTCAAACATAACACTTTACTACTTAATTTCTCAAGAGAAACTATAGTTAATGAATCGGCAATTATTGAATACATAAAGCGCGGCACGCTTATGGGTTATATTACTGATTTTCCGACTCGAGAACTGGTAAATTGTAAGAAAGTTTTATGCTTTCCTCATTTAGGGGCAAGTACCGTTGAATCAGAGCAAAAATGTGCTCAGATAGCAATTAAAAATCTTCAAAATTTTCTGGAAAAGGGGTTTATTGATCAATCAGTCAATTTTCCAAACATATCCCTAACACCAACTTACGAAAAAAACTACCAGAGGTTACTGATTATAAACTCTAATACTCCAGGGGCTCTTAGCCAAATAACAACGCAAATTGGAAAATTAGGATATAACATCGAACAAATAACTAATAAATCACAAAATGATATTGCCATTAATTTGTTAGATCTTTCAGGTCCTAACATTTCTTTTTCTCAATTTGATAATGTTCTAAATAAAATAGAGTCTCTAATACGGTTGCGAATAATTAACTCTAACCTCAGCTCGACATAG
- a CDS encoding antirestriction protein ArdA produces MDTPQIYVACLAAYNNGILHGEWIDATQDVSSIYDEIHKMLANSPIEDAEEFAIHDFEGFGGAQIGEYYRINDVAELASFIMKQGELGAELFSYYSIEEAQRMLEENYHGAYDSEVDFARALFDDCYSSAIPEDLLFYFDYEAFARDLFINDYFSVEADGQTHVFSNY; encoded by the coding sequence ATGGATACACCTCAGATTTATGTTGCATGTCTTGCAGCTTATAACAATGGCATACTACACGGAGAATGGATTGATGCAACTCAGGATGTAAGCTCCATTTATGACGAAATTCATAAAATGTTGGCTAACAGCCCCATTGAGGATGCAGAGGAATTTGCGATCCATGATTTTGAAGGATTTGGTGGAGCTCAAATTGGCGAGTATTACAGAATCAATGATGTTGCTGAGCTTGCCTCCTTCATTATGAAGCAAGGGGAATTAGGTGCTGAACTCTTTAGCTACTACTCAATTGAGGAGGCTCAGAGGATGTTAGAGGAGAATTACCACGGTGCTTATGATAGTGAAGTTGATTTTGCCCGTGCGCTTTTTGATGACTGCTACAGCAGTGCAATACCGGAGGATTTGCTGTTTTATTTTGATTATGAGGCTTTTGCACGTGATCTATTCATAAACGATTATTTTTCGGTGGAAGCAGATGGTCAAACGCATGTTTTTTCTAATTACTAA
- a CDS encoding phage integrase N-terminal domain-containing protein, which produces MSNTKLRSAKFSINELVKKSYNHSYASQSDMRHMLFRCVKDLHELGYKIGHIKGLKAKNIYVLVEHWKSEGKNIGTIKNYMAKLRKTACLLDNPKLIKPENSAYNIGQRSYVSSINKAIHHIDLSRCTDPYIRLSLEGQMLFGLRREESMKFTLSEAHHGDSLTIKPSWTKGGIGRTLNITNEAQRQWLTKVSQQVKTGESLIPSNRTYKQHLSHYEEQAKIMGVSKLHGLRHAYAQRRYRELTQLFDPKNKGMLCPFEGGKKFQDMIPIEKAIDRKARQMISLELGHSRISITRIYCG; this is translated from the coding sequence ATGAGTAATACAAAATTACGTTCAGCAAAATTCTCAATCAATGAATTGGTTAAAAAATCATATAACCACTCTTATGCCAGTCAATCAGACATGCGTCACATGTTATTTAGATGTGTGAAAGATTTACATGAGCTTGGCTATAAAATTGGCCATATAAAAGGATTAAAAGCAAAAAATATCTACGTGTTAGTAGAACACTGGAAATCTGAAGGGAAAAATATAGGAACAATTAAAAACTATATGGCCAAACTACGCAAAACAGCTTGTCTATTGGATAATCCTAAGCTCATTAAGCCAGAAAATAGTGCCTATAACATCGGTCAACGCTCTTATGTATCCTCAATCAACAAAGCAATTCATCATATTGATCTATCAAGGTGCACCGATCCTTACATTAGATTATCCCTTGAAGGTCAGATGCTTTTTGGCCTAAGGCGTGAAGAATCCATGAAATTTACGCTTAGTGAAGCTCACCATGGGGATAGCTTGACGATTAAACCAAGTTGGACAAAAGGAGGCATAGGCAGAACATTAAACATAACAAATGAGGCGCAACGTCAATGGTTAACAAAGGTTTCTCAGCAGGTCAAGACTGGGGAATCGCTTATACCGTCTAATAGAACCTATAAACAGCACTTAAGTCATTATGAAGAACAAGCAAAAATAATGGGGGTTAGTAAACTGCATGGCTTAAGACACGCCTATGCCCAAAGACGATATAGAGAGCTAACCCAATTATTTGATCCAAAAAATAAAGGAATGCTATGCCCATTTGAAGGCGGGAAAAAATTTCAGGACATGATTCCAATAGAAAAAGCCATCGATAGAAAAGCACGTCAAATGATTAGCCTTGAATTAGGACACTCTCGCATATCAATAACAAGGATCTATTGCGGATAA
- a CDS encoding phage integrase N-terminal domain-containing protein, producing the protein MRKSQLRQQVDQYCKHNHTGSFRTKKHRHFVLYKMIRDLYHIGHAPPKWHAVTHDHMVQLVAHWQKQEIKPKTIMKYMTLIRRFFQSIDHTIDNISNQHLGIKSVQLRSKTTVFPNNYVEILTNPIAKIVLEFQIYFGLTLSEAMRLNPTIHIQENSLWITRDIATNSHDRRIPVRNDRQTQANTALQTLCKEESLILTFGYHSVRAAYSHEMKKIGLPSSKSYRCFYAKSMYPELRQILSPYLSKQTIMREMGLQSRRTLWSYLHE; encoded by the coding sequence ATGAGAAAAAGTCAGCTTAGACAACAAGTAGATCAGTATTGTAAACACAATCACACAGGGTCATTCCGCACGAAAAAACACCGTCATTTTGTATTATACAAAATGATTCGTGATTTATATCACATTGGCCACGCTCCCCCAAAATGGCATGCAGTTACTCATGATCATATGGTGCAACTTGTTGCTCATTGGCAAAAACAAGAGATCAAACCCAAAACCATCATGAAATACATGACCCTCATTCGTAGATTTTTTCAAAGTATTGACCATACAATTGATAATATTAGTAACCAGCATTTGGGAATTAAAAGCGTTCAACTTCGCTCCAAGACAACTGTATTTCCAAATAATTATGTGGAAATACTAACAAATCCTATAGCAAAAATAGTGCTCGAATTTCAGATTTATTTTGGATTAACGCTGAGTGAAGCAATGCGTCTAAATCCTACTATTCATATTCAGGAAAATTCACTATGGATTACAAGAGATATTGCCACAAACAGCCATGACAGGAGGATTCCTGTTAGAAATGATAGACAAACCCAAGCTAATACAGCACTTCAAACACTATGCAAAGAAGAAAGTTTGATTTTAACTTTTGGGTATCATTCTGTACGCGCCGCATACAGCCATGAAATGAAAAAAATAGGTTTGCCATCATCAAAGAGCTACCGCTGTTTTTATGCCAAAAGTATGTATCCAGAACTGCGTCAAATCTTATCTCCTTACTTGTCTAAACAAACCATCATGCGTGAAATGGGACTGCAATCCAGACGCACGCTTTGGAGCTATCTGCATGAGTAA
- a CDS encoding DUF3644 domain-containing protein, whose amino-acid sequence MAKQRKRSVFSIKNELIKKSQEAALAAIQLYNNPLITFKSESFIILMNIAWTYLLHAYFRKNIIEYRYYNSQKSRKLFIKTKHGAYKYWELEKCLTHESCPLEKAIKDNLLFLIGIRHEIEHQMTSKIDSFFSAKFQACCINYNSTLKNLFGNDYGLEKITPIALQLFSFGESQVDELIEKRNCLKIYWILFQIMKLIVIL is encoded by the coding sequence ATGGCTAAACAAAGAAAGCGGTCAGTTTTTTCAATTAAAAATGAGTTAATAAAAAAATCACAAGAGGCGGCTTTGGCCGCAATTCAGCTTTACAATAATCCTCTTATAACATTTAAATCAGAATCATTTATTATTCTGATGAACATTGCTTGGACATATCTGTTACATGCTTATTTCAGAAAAAATATTATTGAATATCGATATTATAACAGTCAAAAATCCAGAAAATTATTTATCAAAACTAAACATGGTGCCTATAAATATTGGGAATTGGAAAAGTGTTTAACCCATGAGAGTTGTCCTTTAGAGAAAGCAATCAAAGATAATTTGTTATTCTTGATTGGGATTAGGCATGAAATTGAGCATCAAATGACAAGTAAAATTGATTCATTTTTTAGCGCAAAATTCCAAGCGTGTTGCATAAATTATAATTCTACATTGAAGAATTTATTTGGGAATGACTATGGGCTTGAGAAAATTACTCCGATTGCATTACAACTGTTTTCTTTTGGTGAAAGTCAAGTTGATGAACTAATAGAAAAAAGGAATTGCCTAAAAATCTACTGGATTTTATTTCAGATTATGAAACTGATTGTGATTCTTTAA